In Tachysurus fulvidraco isolate hzauxx_2018 chromosome 1, HZAU_PFXX_2.0, whole genome shotgun sequence, a single window of DNA contains:
- the LOC113648481 gene encoding uncharacterized protein LOC113648481, producing MKKLHVTIQNGGPIQLAKCLQCCTKYHCPFCKPEIFKPTVKSKVRKHIKAHEKRAVKFKEYAIFKCGLNCKAVSHFHCPRCSKLVEKKNKFLEHLVKCVGTVAHGDRENLFLLKEDMRNVSIKEDVDSISEEQESHPAVILEEQLHVTIQTGGPIQLAKCVQCCTKYHCPFCKPEVFKPTVESKVRKHIRAHEKRAVKFKGFLIFKCGLNCKPVSHFHCPKCHKLLEKKNRFVDHLNKCVGTLTSDGGGQNLPVKQKADSHHVSEAEENIRVPETKDFRLYVDPRPALPVQSEVVPVPQTDHKPALTNLHDSASSCTFVNSRMTRKGRSQKMDFVEESTPDPLSICSKVEEKSWREAVKSLQTYQETSIFKSNEVIVSTQCLLELFQFCWLCHKECCITIEGSERLFSVKQDCQICGYHRDWRNHPPSADPTQNFHTEEGRILEDEDGEEVVVQIVSSDNECSEQVFIKKDGSYLRSDDDEASLQEEDVRKKRKRKFNSEDSSDEWEPCLDEEATDSDVSMDEDMFTALKEDGQGKLVVWCTQCGTEASLSCSVLRHKKVYCCAQCSAGDDIQTHRIETLPVRFDDVAGFQKHAEQEHESKPFYKLCQDCGKFVIANPESRGFKKHKCEHKSKFFICPECGKRFLTEVGLKSHHTQLHSDYDHPCKYCLKVFKTRSSKLDHEQTHPKETRPYSCPDCPEKFSSIHKRNNHVSSHRGPHKYVCDVCVKGFKDINHLRRHELIHSAEKPFKCQMCERSFNQMDNLTSHMRVHTGETFSHNVSLKNYKQRCHESGLTHNEVLTE from the exons ATGAAGAAG CTGCATGTTACAATCCAAAACGGAGGGCCGATTCAGCTGGCAAAATGTCTGCAGTGCTGCACTAAATATCACTGTCCATTCTGCAAGCCTGAGATTTTTAAGCCAACTGTGAAGAGCAAAGTGAGGAAGCACATTAAAGCCCATGAAAAGAGAGCTGTCAAATTTAAAG AATATGCAATCTTTAAATGTGGCTTGAACTGCAAGGCTGTTTCACATTTTCACTGCCCAAGATGTAGTAAGCTAGTGGAGAAAAAGAACAAGTTTCTGGAGCATCTGGTGAAATGTGTGGGCACAGTGGCACATGGGGATAGAGAGAATCTCTTCCTGTTAAAGGAGGACATGCGAAATGTGTCTATTAAGGAGGATGTGGATAGTATCTCTGAAGAGCAGGAGAGTCACCCAGCTGTTATTCTTGAAGAGCAG CTGCATGTTACAATCCAAACTGGAGGGCCGATTCAGCTGGCGAAATGTGTGCAGTGCTGCACTAAATATCACTGTCCTTTCTGCAAGCCTGAGGTGTTTAAGCCAACCGTGGAGAGCAAAGTGAGGAAGCACATTAGAGCCCATGAAAAGAGGGCTGTCAAATTTAAAG GATTTCTAATCTTCAAATGTGGACTGAACTGCAAGCCTGTTTCACATTTCCACTGTCCCAAATGTCACAAGTTATTGGAGAAGAAGAACAGATTTGTGGATCATCTGAACAAATGTGTGGGCACATTGACAAGTGATGGTGGAGGACAAAACCTACCTGTAAAGCAGAAGGCTGACAGCCATCATGTGTCTGAAGCAGAGGAGAATATCCGGGTTCCTGAAACAAAG GATTTCCGCCTGTATGTTGACCCGAGACCAGCACTTCCAGTTCAGTCTGAGGTTGTACCAGTTCCTCAGACCGATCACAAACCCGCGTTGACCAATCTACATGATTCTGCATCATCTTGCACTTTTGTTAATTCGAGGATGACCAGAAAAGGAAGATCTCAGAAG atggaTTTTGTTGAAGAAAGCACTCCTGATCCACTGTCAATATGTTCCAAGGTGGAAGAGAAGTCATGGCGTGAAG CTGTCAAGAGCCTTCAGACTTATCAGGAAACTAGCATTTTTAA GAGCAATGAGGTGATTGTAAGCACACAGTGTTTGCTGGAGCTCTTCCAGTTCTGTTGGCTTTGTCATAAAGAGTGCTGTATTACCATCGAAGGCAGTGAGAGGCTGTTTTCAGTCAAGCAGGACTGCCAGATTTGTGGCTACCACAGAGACTGGAGAAATCACCCGCCTTCAGCCGATCCTACACAGAACTTTCATACTGAGGAAGGACGTATACTTGAGGATGAGGATGGTGAAgag GTTGTGGTTCAGATTGTGTCATCTGATAACGAGTGCAGTGAGCAGGTGTTTATCAAAAAGGATGGGTCATATTTACGTAGTGATGATGACGAAGCAAGTCTGCAGGAGGAAGAcgtgagaaagaaaagaaagagaaagtttaATAGTGAAGACAGTTCAGATGAGTGGGAGCCATGTTTAGATGAAGAAGCCACAGACTCCGATGTGTCCATGGATGAAGACATGTTCACAGCTTTAAAGGAGGACGGTCAGGGTAAActtgtggtgtggtgtacacAATGTGGGACCGAGGCTTCGCTCTCTTGTTCTGTCCTTCGACACAAGAAAGTCTACTGCTGTGCTCAGTGCAGTGCAGGTGACGACATTCAAACGCATCGTATTGAAACGCTTCCTGTTCGGTTTGATGACGTCGCCGGTTTTCAGAAACATGCCGAACAGGAGCACGAATCCAAACCGTTCTATAAACTGTGTCAGGACTGTGGTAAGTTCGTCATAGCAAACCCTGAATCCAGaggttttaaaaaacataaatgtgaACACAAGTCTAAATTCTTCATCTGTCCAGAGTGCGGGAAAAGATTCCTCACCGAAGTCGGCTTAAAGTCGCACCACACGCAGCTCCACTCGGATTATGATCACCCGTGTAAATACTGTCTAAAGGTTTTCAAAACCAGATCCTCAAAACTGGACCATGAGCAgacccatcctaaagaaacccgACCGTACAGCTGTCCAGATTGTCCAGAGAAATTTAGCAGTATTCACAAACGCAATAACCACGTCTCATCCCACAGAGGGCcacataaatatgtgtgtgatgtctgtgtgaaagGCTTTAAGGATATTAACCATCTGAGGAGGCATGAACTCATCCATTCTGCAGAAAAGCCTTTCAAATGCCAAATGTGTGAGCGTTCCTTTAACCAAATGGATAACCTCACGTCTCACATGCGTGTCCACACTGGAGAGACGTTCAGTCACAACGTCAGCCTGAAAAACTACAAGCAGAGATGCCATGAATCGGGTTTGACTCATAATGAAGTACTGACAGAGTGA
- the LOC113648487 gene encoding zinc finger and BTB domain-containing protein 17-like, protein MVRGCAFPNCTNKMTKRSGLSFHRFPFHTPKTLHLWLLALRMDVNTPLYKLRTADFRVCGAHFTDDDFFTETARKTTRKLRCLKRSAVPHSDLGHMWGISAPEDCNLKDEPHPVIIGRYEIVTAPQTDHKAVKSFQPSYQGTVIFKSTELLVSTQCLLELFQFCWLCHKESCITIEGNKKLFSVTQDCQNCGHQRQWRNHPPLAEPTETFHNDPKDHVETFDERQEDSDDAASYVEVEHTLEPGDEDSEEVVVQIGSSDHEGSEESYEQMFIETDGSYFSSTEEETSLQEEKMKKKKDSKRLDSSDEWQPDLSEEATDSDVSMDEDMFTALKEDGQGKLVVWCTQCETEASLSCSVLRHKKVFCCAQCDAGDDTEMLSLEKLSVHFDDFSSFQRHAEQEHGVKKLYKLCQECGKFVIADPQTKEHKCEQKIKFVVCQECGKRFLTEVGLKRHCTKLHEDADHPCKYCLKMFKNRPAKLQHEQTHPKDKQPYSCPDCPEKFDNLYKRNSHVRSHRGPYKYLCDICEKRFKDLHRLRRHKLIHSGEKPYKCQVCERSFNQMENLTSHMRVHTGEKPYMCEQCGECFNHNVSLKNHKQRHHHLVLSQEDDGTG, encoded by the exons ATGGTCCGCGGTTGTGCTTTTCCCAACTGCACCAACAAGATGACTAAAAGAAGTGGACTCAGTTTTCACCGTTTTCCTTTCCACACTCCGAAAACCCTGCACTTGTGGTTGCTCGCCCTGAGGATGGATGTAAACACACCGCTTTATAAACTCCGCACTGCTGATTTCAGAGTGTGTGGCGCTCATTTCACGGATGATGACTTTTTCACAGAAACCGCACGCAAAACCACACGCAAACTCAGATGTCTCAAGAGATCAGCTGTGCCTCATTCGGACCTGGGGCATATGTGGGGCATCAGTGCACCTGAG gaTTGTAACCTAAAAGATGAGCCACATCCAGTTATTATAGGACGGTATGAGATTGTTACAGCGCCTCAAACTGATCACAAAG CTGTCAAGAGCTTTCAGCCTTCTTATCAAGGAACTGTCATTTTTAA aagcACTGAGCTGCTGGTAAGCACGCAATGTTTGCTGGAGCTCTTCCAGTTCTGTTGGCTTTGTCATAAAGAGTCCTGTATTACCATTGAGGGCAATAAGAAGCTGTTTTCAGTCACCCAGGATTGCCAGAACTGTGGCCACCAAAGACAATGGAGGAATCACCCACCTTTAGCCGAACCTACAGAAACATTTCATAATGACCCCAAAGACCACGTAGAGACATTTGATGAAAGACAAGAGGACAGTGATGATGCGGCTTCATATGTAGAGGTGGAACACACATTGGAGCCTGGGGATGAGGATAGTGAGGAG GTTGTGGTCCAGATTGGGTCATCAGATCATGAGGGCAGTGAAGAAAGCTATGAGCAGATGTTTATTGAAACAGATGGGTCATATTTTTCAAGTACTGAAGAGGAAACAAGCTTGCAGGaagagaagatgaagaagaaaaaagattctAAAAGACTTGACAGTTCAGATGAGTGGCAGCCAGATTTGAGTGAAGAAGCCACAGACTCCGATGTGTCCATGGATGAAGACATGTTCACAGCTTTAAAGGAGGACGGTCAGGGTAAActtgtggtgtggtgtacacAATGTGAGACCGAGGCCTCGCTCTCTTGTTCTGTCCTTCGACACAAGAAAGTCTTCTGCTGTGCTCAGTGTGATGCTGGGGATGATACTGAGATGCTCAGCTTAGAAAAACTATCTGTTCATTTTGATGacttttccagttttcagagACATGCTGAACAGGAACATGGGGTCAAGAAATTATATAAGTTGTGCCAGGAATGTGGCAAGTTTGTTATAGCGGACCCTCAAACAAAAGAACATAAATGTGAACAAAAGATCAAATTTGTTGTATGTCAAGAGTGTGGAAAAAGATTCCTCACTGAGGTCGGCTTAAAGAGGCATTGCACTAAACTCCACGAAGATGCAGATCATCCTTGTAAATACTGCTTGAAGATGTTTAAAAACAGGCCAGCGAAACTGCAACATGAGCAAACTCATCCTAAGGATAAACAGCCATACAGCTGTCCAGACTGTCCAGAGAAATTTGACAATCTTTACAAACGCAACAGCCATGTCAGATCCCACCGAGGTCCATATAAGTATTTGTGTGATATATGCGAAAAGCGCTTTAAAGACCTCCACAGGCTTAGGAGACATAAACTCATCCACTCTGGAGAAAAGCCTTATAAATGCCAAGTGTGTGAGCGTTCCTTTAACCAAATGGAAAACCTCACTTCTCACATGCGTGTCCACACTGGGGAGAAACCTTACATGTGCGAGCAATGCGGAGAGTGTTTTAACCACAACGTCAGCCTGAAGAACCACAAGCAACGGCACCACCACTTGGTTTTGAGTCAGGAGGACGATGGAACAGGGTAA